One region of Miscanthus floridulus cultivar M001 chromosome 19, ASM1932011v1, whole genome shotgun sequence genomic DNA includes:
- the LOC136526257 gene encoding uncharacterized protein — translation MVMYLPPRSSSSGMRSIRRELQCRKSKPLAPTRSVAKKPSAPPRHGSSDAVQDPCPRPTHREVPSSTISHSRGSTVTDASRQPLPRALSRCTPATPSPPPPRTAPSSAGSACRASPRVPAHLKPGTVVRVRTRTATLKTGQVLVLWLKATILSSSTNGSGYAVVYDANWPPGDPKGTVHVAPHQVKVINPSPSPTNPPQSLHPPAATVAATPKKEMPRPTTAGKSLRLIRNLFPEMELPARA, via the coding sequence ATGGTGATGTATCTGCCGccgcggtcctcctcctccggcaTGCGGAGCATCCGCCGCGAGCTCCAGTGCAGGAAGTCCAAGCCCTTGGCGCCCACCAGGTCGGTCGCCAAGAAGCCGTCCGCGCCGCCGCGTCACGGTTCGAGCGACGCCGTCCAGGATCCATGCCCTCGTCCAACGCATCGAGAGGTACCGTCTTCGACGATCTCCCATTCCCGAGGCTCCACCGTCACCGACGCGTCACGACAGCCCCTGCCTCGTGCTTTGTCCCGTTGCACTCCTGCCactccgtctccgccgccgcctcggacCGCCCCATCTTCGGCCGGGTCTGCGTGCCGAGCTTCTCCCAGAGTCCCCGCCCATCTGAAGCCTGGGACGGTGGTTCGTGTCCGCACGAGGACTGCGACGTTGAAGACGGGTCAGGTTCTTGTGCTCTGGCTCAAAGCCACGATCTTGTCGTCGTCCACCAACGGATCCGGCTACGCGGTCGTCTACGACGCCAACTGGCCACCCGGCGATCCCAAGGGCACCGTCCACGTCGCGCCGCACCAAGTCAAGGTGATCAATCCGTCTCCGTCGCCGACGAATCCACCGCAGTCCCTGCATCCGCCCGCAGCTACTGTCGCCGCCACGCCCAAGAAGGAGATGCCGAGGCCAACCACGGCGGGGAAGAGCCTGCGCCTCATCCGCAATCTCTTTCCGGAGATGGAGCTCCCGGCCCGGGCTTGA
- the LOC136526259 gene encoding uncharacterized protein — translation MIAVNQMYSFHFLSAGTLVVRIVFLPFEESPYATFARLAGSLVSEIYPKLIMLIGLVFISFGPSYSYTLLKLLFGKRHSEGEASVILRYYCLYIISLAMNGISEAFLHAVANENQLKQSNDILLLFSVIYITLNVHHPGASPSILIKSSGPIGLTAANAISMLLRIMCSVFIKDYFKV, via the exons ATGATTGCAGTGAATCAAATGTATTCATTTCATTTCCTTTCTGCGGGGACTCTGGTTGTTAGAATAGTTTTCTTGCCATTTGAGGAGAGTCCATATGCCACCTTTGCCCGATTGGCAGGTTCTTT AGTCTCCGAAATATATCCAAAGCTTATTATGCTAATAG GTTTGGTCTTCATTTCATTCGGCCCAAGCTATTCATATACCCTTCTAAAACTGCTCTTTGGGAAAAGACACAGTGAAGGAGAAGCTTCAGTTATTCTTCGTTACTATTGTTTATATATCATCAGTTTAGCGATGAATG GCATTTCTGAAGCTTTTCTTCATGCTGTTGCAAATGAAAACCAGCTTAAGCAGTCAAATGATATATTGCTTCTGTTCTCGGTGATTTACATCACTCTAAATGTG CACCATCCGGGTGCTAGCCCTTCCATTCTTATTAAATCTTCTGGACCTATTGGGTTAACTGCTGCTAATGCCATTAGTAT GTTGCTACGAATAATGTGTTCTGTATTTATAAAAGATTATTTCAAGGTATAA